A genomic window from Phocoena sinus isolate mPhoSin1 chromosome 20, mPhoSin1.pri, whole genome shotgun sequence includes:
- the C20H17orf97 gene encoding protein LIAT1 — MRTSPPLAAPGRQPADCARARCAAVAVETRGPSLALAAGASGSVAAGLCCPRRGGRPRGWMDCGGGDGVSGDGEEEEEREGCMAASQGSRLPPISGCASELTKRKVKKKKKKRKTKGSGKGHDKRQSRGLKTQPLSPSFRDILSPSKDHGPGPEHRQDRDESKLNPSYSSAICLPCFAEIEETLSNQINESLRWDGVLADPEAEKERIRIYKQNRRKRYRVWTLRGFHSGPGDEEAPENPAYLSDQTAAAAASSPR, encoded by the exons ATGCGCACATCTCCTCCGCTAGCGGCTCCTGGGCGGCAGCCTGCGGACTGCGCACGCGCGCGGTGTGCGGCGGTCGCCGTGGAGACGCGTGGCCCTAGCCTGGCCCTCGCCGCCGGAGCCTCCGGCTCAGTCGCAGCGGGTCTCTGCTGCCCCAGGCGCGGGGGGCGGCCCCGCGGGTGGATGGACTGCGGCGGTGGGGATGGGGTGTCGGGGGAcggcgaggaggaggaggagagagagggctgCATGGCGGCCTCGCAGGGGTCCAGACTGCCCCCCATCTCGGGCTGCGCCTCAGAACTGACCAAACGGaaggtgaagaagaaaaagaagaagagaaagaccaAGGGGTCTGGGAAGGGGCACG ATAAACGTCAGAGTCGAGGCCTGAAGACCCAGCCGCTGTCTCCATCCTTCCGTGACATCTTAAGTCCCAGCAAAGATCATGGCCCGGGGCCAGAGCACAGACAGGACAGGGATGAAAGCAAGCTCAACccctcttactcctctgccatatGTCTCCCCTGCTTTGCCGAAATAGAAGAGACCCTTTCCAACCAGATCAACGAAAGTCTGCGTTGGGATGGCGTTCTCGCCGACCCAgaggcagaaaaggaaaggatTCGCATTTACAAGCAGAACCGGAGGAAGCGGTACCGGGTTTGGACCCTGAGGGGCTTCCACTCTGGCCCCGGTGACGAGGAGGCCCCAGAGAACCCAGCCTACCTCTCTGACCAGACGGCGGCAGCGGCGGCCAGCAGCCCTCGCTGA